GAGATACCTGCAAGCGTGTATAGCGATTCCATAGTAGCGAAGAAGGTTAATAATTGCAAACGTCTTCCCATCAAACTCCTGCTCGTCATAGCTCGTGCGCTTTTAGCAACAACGTCGTTTAGCATCTGGACTTTTGTCACCGTGACAACCACGGTCGTGATGCAGGAAAGACAGCCTGCACACATCATCGAAAGGAAACTACACAAAATGAGAAAATGCTCCATAATTAAGATGTGCATTTACCTTCCCCCGAACAATGCTTTCCGTGAGCAGCGAAATGCAGCGCTTTGGCGGATGAGAAAGATCATACTAgctagcttttttttcttattcctTTTCATTAAAGTGTCTGATGAAGATATGGAACGCTTCCGCGAAGAATGGTTCTTTCGGTGTGCTTTAATTATGGAAAGAGTTTCATCATATTGAAAGTACAGTGCGGACGGTTCGCGTCAAGGAATTTGATGCGAGAAAAAAAGTGGAAAGTGTTCCGGTACATAATTAAAATAGAATGAACCTTGCGGCCAAAAGTTTTGCCTTCACTTTGCGAGCATTTTAGCGcattcttttttccttttcagttCCTTTGAGTATCTGCTCCCTGCAAGTGATGCTTCCGAAGAGAGGATTATAAAAAGTGGCTAAAGGTTTAACGCGATGCAAAGTGGCGCATTACGCTGCAGATTgcatttatatattttgtttcctcGTTAATGTTTCTACTCTTCTTAtgattataaaatgattttttgatCAAAATTAGTCAGTTTTAATATGTAAACATCAATACTATCATTTTTTAACTGTGGCTGGTAAAACAAATAGGGAAACTAATTGTGTCACACCAGATGCTCACAATAACAGTCATTTGTAATACAAATTGCCTACTTTACTGACCTCGAGGTCATTCTGTAAtttgcctaaaagtatgcaatctgcGTAGCATCTATGTGAAATGTGTCCTTCGAACTCAAATTTATTCGCAAACAATAATCAAAGTCAATCAAGAAACGGTTTGCTGACCATATCAAATCACATGTCTATACTTCTCTATTTCCGGAGCTCTTCACAACCGCTcttccatccccccccccccctaaccCCACCAACTTACCTCTTGCAGTACGGATGGCAGCGTACCGCCCTCGCTCAGCCGACCCCAGCCGGTAACGGTCGCATTCTCCCCGATCAGCAAATCGTCCGTCGCCGGCAAACAGATCGGGCTGATGTGGGGCGCAAAGACGAGCGGCTGCTCCAGCTTCACCAGCGCCAGGTCGAACTCGTACGTGAAAAAGTTATACTTCGGATGGACCACCTTCCGGGCGACGCCCCGCTCGATGTATGGCAGCTGTTCCTGCACGTGCGAAAAGTCATACTCGCCGACCCGTATCCGGATCTGGGACGTTAAAAGGCTGGGAAGAGAAGCGAGAGGAAGCAATTAGAACCAATCACTTCACCCGGCACGTCCCGGGGAATGGTCACTGCCGGTGTTCACTTACTCATCGACACAATGGCCCGCCGTCGCTATCCAGTTGTCATTTATGACAGCTCCCCCGCACCGGTGGGTACTCGAGAAGCCGAAAAATGACGTGCGCCGCACCGACACCTGCCAGGGCCAGCGGCCGAACGGAGCATTTTTGCCACCGACGATCCTTGTTTCCGGTCGGCCCATCGTTTGAATGccgcattcttttttttttcatgcaagTCACCGAGCAAAACGAGGAATAGAAGGAAGAAAAGTGTGTATTTATAACGAGTGATTGGGGGTGAAAGAAAAGACGAACTGTCCAGCAAACAACCGGCGTTGAATGAGGCAACGAAATTGAAGCACCATCTTCAATTCCCTAACAAAGAGGGAGTCCTTACCAGCGTTTCTTGCTGCGGAAATGGTGTATCGGCCCGGTGCCGTGGTGTAGGACGCAATGGACGGTGCAGCATCGTCGACGTCAATCACAGATGGGGATGCTGTTGCAAGCGCTTGGGAACCTgttgagctgctgctggtactacTGCTGGATCCAATGGTGCTGGTGGAGGACGTGGTAGTAGGCCGAGGCGTAGTCGTGGTTGTCGTGGTAGTCGTCGTAGTCCTTCTGGTTGTGGGCCTGGgggtcgtcgtcgtggtcgtcgttgtcgttgttgtcgtcgtcgtagtGGTAGTGGTGCTTGTACTGGTCGTACTTTGCTTGGTCGGCTTAGCCTTTAGGTCGGGAGTATAGTACAAAgaggaattttatttttaaactaaaaaacTAGACCAGATCCGGGCCATCTCCGTTGATTGGAAGAAATCAATTTCGAAAGGCAAACTTGAAAAGCCCACTTGCTTCCCACAGAAACGTGTGTCCTACTAACGCTCCGTTTCAGTTCCGCCCGCGCAATACCTACCGATGGTTTTGGTTTCAGGACGGTGCTTTGAATGTTGTTCGAGATGGACAGGATCGGTTTCTTGGacggtttgtttggtttcggCGGTTTCGTTCGCGTGATGAAACTTGGCTCCGTCGTCGCCTGCCAGTGAGTGGTAAATACGCCTGCAGCACACGCAAATggagaacgaaacaaaacagtgcCAACGATTAGGCAAACAAGAAAGTAGGCTTTGTCTCCACGAGTGGATAGTACACGCAGGCATACCCATTCGCATCCCAGACTTTGCCCCAGAGAGTAACCTACCGGTTGATGCACTCGCTGCCATCTCTTGGTCGACTGCACCCGtttgcggttgctgctgctgctgctgctgatgctgatgctgctgctgctgtaccagCGTCGATAAGGTAGAATGTTTATTTACACTGCCTTCGGTTGGCTTTTGACTAAAGTGATTGCTGCCGGTGACGAAAGCGCCACCTCCGCCAGCGCTCGAACTACTACTGGAACTACTaacgccgctgccgccgccgcccggctTACTGTGATGATGAGTGTGATGATACGTGTGGTGCGGATGTGACTGCTGATGGTGATTGTGGGACGGTCGTATCACCAGCGTACCGCTGCCGTTCGGCCGATAGATGGTGGTGTAGCCATTACTACTAACAAAAGTACTGTTGAGTATTGGTGGAGGTTGTTGTTTAATGGATTCGAGGTAGTAAACCGTTGGCGAATTTTGAGGAAAAAAGGTCCAACATTCCAATGGGTACCGATGAgagtgtgtttatgtgtggaGGCGTTGGTAATGATTTGGGATGGTACATGTTGTCGTTTAACATCAAGAGTACACGTTTTAGGAGGGAGGTCCCACATtccgttggttggttggtagcCAGGTACACAGTCACCGAGAGGTAGATAAAAAGGTAAGAGGAACAAGCATAATGGTTAGCAATGAACGCGTAGGTTTCTAGGAGGGAGAGTTTGTTCGGAGGCTGCTTTGAAACTAATGCACTTGCCCATCCAACCCGCTTACCTTGGCCTTGGTGGTTTATACTTCCCACCGGACGGCGAGCCCGTCGGTTTCGGCCGATAGCCGCCAACAAACGTCTGGTGCTGGTGGCCGCTGCCACTCTGCGGTATCACATTTTCGGTCAGATTGTGCGAACAGCAGGACCCGAACATGAACTGGTCCATGCACATGCCCACGTGCTGGCCCTCGGATTTGATGCATTCCCATACGAACATGCAGGTACCGTCGATGCCGTTCACCGAGCAGGGCTTCGGGTTGATCTTGTAGTTGTGACTAGAACCGGCGGCCACACCGGCCAGACCCGCCACCGTTGGCGCACGCTCAGCAATCCAACAGAGTGCGGTTAACAGTAGAATCGATGTCCGCCATCGACTCCACATGGTGGAGATGTTCAGATCTGCGAAAACGGAAGGAAAGCGAGCAGGAAAACAGCACGTTAGAAACGACTAAGACAAAGGGGAAGTAATACCACGGCAAGGCAATAGGGTTTGTACAGCTAACACTGTCCTTGAGATGAGTCATGGGCATGGACAGGGACAGTAAATCACAATCTGCGGCGTGACAGCTCTCGCTGGGGAACGGCAGCGGCTCTCTATGCACTCGGTAATTGGCTGGAGAGACACGCCACAAGCCACAGCCATTCACATTCCCATTTATGGACATTCTCGCATTCGCGTTGGCGGCGTTCAAATTTGGCCCTTAGCACCCGAACCGCGTTCAAATCAACAAGTTGCGCAACGCCCGACAGTGCGCGCCCAGCGCTCTCTTTCGCTTGTCGGCCGACTAGGGCGggctaaaaataaaacaaatctatGCCCGCCTTATGATCATTGcaatgatgacgacgatgatgatgataatgattacatttgtttacaaacaaccGGTTGACACCGCGCTGAGCATGGCGAGATGGCGTGAATATGAGTTGCCTCTCTGTTGGCAGGCACATGTTGAGTGCGACCATGCCATGCTCGGCAACGCATGCTCTGTTCGTCTCAGGCAGGAGCGCGTTCCAATCGAGCATAAAAATGCTCTTTTCGTGGTCGGTAGCTACGCAACGGACGCAATCGCGcatggaagtgtgtgtgtgtgcgtgtgttcgaGCATAGGTGAaccggttttgttgtttgtttgtggtgcGTAGAATGAACCGGAATGTGTTCATTCCATGAAGGCGGCGCGGTCGCGATACATGTGTGTGCGATGGGGCGCGTTGGTTTCGTGCCGGCGAAATTTCTCGATATTTCTGGATATTTCTGGTTAGAAGAAAGTGGATGAGAATGAAGAAGTTTTGGAGGAGTGTTGCACCCGGTCAGAAAATAACATGGGAAAAACTATTCTAGAAAAAGTATTTCTGCATGTATTCCAAATGTAatgaacgattttttttacacttacaaacattcaacaacattttattatttttttaaattgcccTCTACATATATAAATTACAAAATAGTGTGTATATGTCTGTTCGCATCGAATATACCAGATAATTCACATGAGGTGAATTCGAGCTGCATTTTCATTACATCGATCGATTGATGCACAGAGTATATCCTGTATGATAACAGCACAATCGATCATCTTCACTTAACCTCATCGATATATCAATTATTACTACATCATGTGCTACTCACTTCCAATTTTCCCATCCAGTGTAGATGTGTTTGAAATGGTTTGTTATCTTTTCGTTTCATTATGCTAGCGTCCACTTTGTATCAAGAACTTAATAGTTAGTTTTGAAGCATCTCAAAAGTTTGCAAAAGAAGGAATTAAGTAATCAGTTTTACACTTTCAACCGAAAATGTCAGGTCAGTCagcttaaaaaaaacataaaaaaaaactccattcAATTATTaggaaaattaaattgatatcGTTCTGTATAATTTTATTCATTCGgttagtttttttgtctttttaagATGATAGAAATAAGCATTTCTACATTAACGTTAGATGTACCACTTTCCTTCTTTATGACTGTTCAATGATGAACCTTCTCTGCGAGCATCTAACGCAAAGCATTGCAAAATTTGCTCCACTACTACATGCGTGAGCATGAGTCAGGGGTAGGCAACAATCCTAATATCAAACAATTTAGATATTCCTTTCCTAAAAttgcaataacaacaatacacaGCAAAGTTGCGAGCTCaatgttttgtaaaaataaattttatgcgcgtaaaaaaacaaactcagtttgaaatatttgtttcctacaatttattaaaaacaattaaaacgaTAGTAATATCTTGAAAATTCCAAATTGATTACTACGCATATGTACAAATTTCAATATAAAATAAGTTGATCGTTAAATTCATATTGATtatatttttccatatttaaCTGTGTTGCAGGTTTTTCTAATGATAAACTATTAGTTTCTCCACCCTGGCGTGAACCAACACATACGCAACTACCACAGCGCACCACACTATATACATTCGCTGCTCCCTTGCCAAAGTGTTCATTTCAACAGCACAGCTCTGCCAGTGAACAACGTTGCTCTTGTGCCGTCTAATGGCACACGCTCACCATAGGGAGAACGAAAAGTAAAAACTATCTCACCCTGACGACAGTCACAGCAACAGTGTGAATGTGCCTTTGTGCCTTAGTGCTCAGCTACTAAAAAGTGATACCCAAAAGTGCCAACGAACAAGATAACAACACTCTCTTACAACCTATCACGCATAGTGAAAACTGTCACAGTGCGTTCGTGTTTCCTGAGTGCTATACAGTCCTTGGTGTGTGAAACAGCGACCAACCAATCAGCCCAGTGTCACACAGTGCTGTAGTGCTCTTTCTTCGTTTGGGTGCAAACGCGTGTGCACGCAGCGTCGCAGCAGCTGATTATAATTAATGCACCACCAAGCCCctcgacaacgacgacgacgacgacacaaCGGAACGGTAGAGGATTGAAGCAAGGTAAGcgtacacgcgcgcgcgcgcacacagaaAAACATACAGCTTCAGCTGTCGTCCCCTGCGTGGTGTCGTCTTTGTGTGGTGCGCGGGCCAACTAAGAAAGCATGCAAAGATCCTGCAAAGCATACAGCATCCACGGAGGGGATAAACGGAATTCAAAACAAATCTCCCCGCAAGTGTGGCATCCCTTATCAACCCTTAAAGCTCGACACTCGAGCTCCTCGTGCAACGGTTGTGGTTGAATTTCTTTTCTACTGGCCGGTTTGGAGCACTGGGCAGGgtgaaatgaataaattagCAGCCGCCCCACTGGCTACGGGCGGTTGGAAAGGAAAGGCATCACAGCGCACACCGCTTCCGTTTCCATGCACGGAAATGATCGCTTTTCAGGCTGAACCGTGGTTATATTACACACAGCCGCTACCGCGAAACCCACCCATTCGGAACACAAAGAAGATGGGCAAGCAAAACACGCAACtcgtgtgctgtgctgtgtgtgtgttggtgtagtTGATTCCTTTCCTTTGACTCAGAGGGTAACAGCGGAAAAAAGGGCAGTAAGGAGGATGTTTTACCGCATGCTCGCGTGGGACGCATGGGGCGGTACTGGTATGATTCATGGCATGGAACCACTAGCGTAGCTGGGTCGGTTATCGTCTGCCGGACGTTGAAAACAACCGCTGTTTTGTTACGGCGGCACCAATGTATGCTGGGCCGTTCTTTGCTGCTCGGCAATGCAAACAAAGCGATTACGTACGAGCAGCGGCCTGGCGATGGAAATTGGCTTATGACTTCGTGCCCTGACTCACGGCACACCAGGAGGGGCGTGGATGATTTGGTGCGATAAATATCAATTTATGTGGtcgtttttttgcttgcaaCCTATTTAAGAAATGTGTAGATAAGGGCTGATTCTTCGCTATATTTATGCGCTGATTTCAAAACTTTCCACTTTACGGTTACAGCAATTCGCTGTTGTTAATcctgttttattatttgcaaATGAAACGATCATTTAAAACTACCATTGAAGGCCTTATCGATCATTGTTTTTGCGTGACTGAAGGGTTTTTAGGCAGACAGATTCGATGCCAATTTAATACACGACATGAGATTGCATGATAGCAGCATAAATAGTAGATAATTAGATTCATTTCAACCTGAAATGATCGGTAATTGACATTAGCCAGTTAGCTTCAAATAAGACCACCAAATTCCCATGGTATGCACGACCACCATCAACCGACGTACACCGAAAGCGCTTAGTTGTGCAACCAAAAATCCGACTAAACCCTTCAGCAGTAATGGAAAATAGATCAAGCACATAGTTGTCCCAGCACACAGAATCGATTGCTGCAGTGCcacaaccaaaaaacaaaaactccatCAATTAGCAAATGATCGGTCCAGTAAAATGCGGACAGTGCGTCATGTGTGACCAGCCACGCCACCCTGAGACCCACGTTCCGGGCCTGGGTGGCTGGAAACCGGGTGGTTTCATAACGGTTTCCTCCATTCTGTCGCATCGCAACATCACGCGCCAAAGCTGACGTCCGTTAGACCTATCGCTAATTAGCAAGTTCTCGTCGTGTATGTATGCTTCGTAGTAACGatgtttcttctttcttgTTTCTCTATCGTTCCAGCTTGCATCAGTCGCTAATCCATCCGCCCTTTGCGTGGCGTGGCTCTTCCATTTCCGCACCTCGAGTGCCTTGAACGTCCGACGGACGTTAAGAAATTCGTACGCTTCACGGGAAATTGTGAACCAGTGTGAACAACAGTGCGGAAGaaagtgtttgtgcgtgtttggTTCCTTTTGTGAAACGATTGCTTAAACGAACGGTTGGCTCCCCCCACCCACTGTGGGCTGTGTGAATTATCCCGTTGGGGTGTGTCCGGTTTGCGCTGATTGTGATCCCCGCTTGATTGGGCGAAATTTGTGCTCCAGTTCAAGGAGAAGCCAGCGGCAACCGACCGTCCGACCGGTCCGCCAATTTGTCTGAATCGTCTGATCACATGTCCTGCACGCACTGACCTCCCCGTCGGTCCACGCCATCCTAATTGTCAATCAGCGAGGGTCAAGCGAGCGAGAAATTCAATTGATACGACGGCTGACAACGTGAACGTGAACTCTGGGAGGTACGGGGCGGAAGCATACACGCCCCCCCGGCCAAGCTGCTCGTAAGAAACGTGAGCTGCATCGCAAAGTGTGTTGTGAAACATCTTAGGCAAAGGAATTTCGTCAAAATCCGCCCCGCAGTGTGTGGCAATCGGTGACAGTGGCGATCTGCCCAACGGGCGAAAATAGAACTCCTCGCATCGTCACCTCCACCTCACCCCACGCAAGCCGCACAATGGCCACCAATACGGTCGCGGCCCGGCTAGCAACGTTCGCAgccgtctgtgtgtgttttggcgAGGCGGCCAAAATACTGGCAATCTTCCCGGTGCCACTGAAGCAGCACCAGCTCGTCTACCGCCCACTGATCGAGGAGCTGGCCGGCCGGGGTCACGAGATCGTGCTCGTTACGACGGACCCGCTCGACATGGCCGACCGCCCGAACGGGACGCGCTCGATCGAGCAGATTGATCTCAGCTTCGCCTACCAGCTGCCCGCCCTCGCCCAGCTCGGCTGGGTCGGGCTGGACGGGCGCGACATGCTGCGCAACATATTCGACGTGATGCGCACGATTTCGGCCGAAGAGCTGCGCCACCCGGCCATGCAGAAGCTGATCGAGTCGGCCAACCGGCAGGACGGAGCGGGCGGCACCAAGTGCAACCGGTTCGACGTGGTCATGGTGGAATGGTCCGGCGTGACGCTGATGAACGCGTTTGCGGAACACTTCCGGGCGCCGCTGGTGGGCATCGCGAACGGCGGGGCGTACATCAATGCGCACGAAGCGCTCGGCAATC
This is a stretch of genomic DNA from Anopheles merus strain MAF chromosome 2R, AmerM5.1, whole genome shotgun sequence. It encodes these proteins:
- the LOC121588015 gene encoding serine proteinase stubble isoform X1, producing MVDIDLNISTMWSRWRTSILLLTALCWIAERAPTVAGLAGVAAGSSHNYKINPKPCSVNGIDGTCMFVWECIKSEGQHVGMCMDQFMFGSCCSHNLTENVIPQSGSGHQHQTFVGGYRPKPTGSPSGGKYKPPRPSTFVSSNGYTTIYRPNGSGTLVIRPSHNHHQQSHPHHTYHHTHHHSKPGGGGSGVSSSSSSSSAGGGGAFVTGSNHFSQKPTEGSVNKHSTLSTLVQQQQHQHQQQQQQQPQTGAVDQEMAASASTGVFTTHWQATTEPSFITRTKPPKPNKPSKKPILSISNNIQSTVLKPKPSAKPTKQSTTSTSTTTTTTTTTTTTTTTTTTPRPTTRRTTTTTTTTTTTPRPTTTSSTSTIGSSSSTSSSSTGSQALATASPSVIDVDDAAPSIASYTTAPGRYTISAARNAECGIQTMGRPETRIVGGKNAPFGRWPWQVSVRRTSFFGFSSTHRCGGAVINDNWIATAGHCVDDLLTSQIRIRVGEYDFSHVQEQLPYIERGVARKVVHPKYNFFTYEFDLALVKLEQPLVFAPHISPICLPATDDLLIGENATVTGWGRLSEGGTLPSVLQEVSVPIVSNDRCKSMFLRAGRHEFIPDIFLCAGHETGGQDSCQGDSGGPLQVKGKDGHYFLAGIISWGIGCAEANLPGVCTRISKFVPWIMETVL
- the LOC121588015 gene encoding serine proteinase stubble isoform X2, which gives rise to MWSRWRTSILLLTALCWIAERAPTVAGLAGVAAGSSHNYKINPKPCSVNGIDGTCMFVWECIKSEGQHVGMCMDQFMFGSCCSHNLTENVIPQSGSGHQHQTFVGGYRPKPTGSPSGGKYKPPRPSTFVSSNGYTTIYRPNGSGTLVIRPSHNHHQQSHPHHTYHHTHHHSKPGGGGSGVSSSSSSSSAGGGGAFVTGSNHFSQKPTEGSVNKHSTLSTLVQQQQHQHQQQQQQQPQTGAVDQEMAASASTGVFTTHWQATTEPSFITRTKPPKPNKPSKKPILSISNNIQSTVLKPKPSAKPTKQSTTSTSTTTTTTTTTTTTTTTTTTPRPTTRRTTTTTTTTTTTPRPTTTSSTSTIGSSSSTSSSSTGSQALATASPSVIDVDDAAPSIASYTTAPGRYTISAARNAECGIQTMGRPETRIVGGKNAPFGRWPWQVSVRRTSFFGFSSTHRCGGAVINDNWIATAGHCVDDLLTSQIRIRVGEYDFSHVQEQLPYIERGVARKVVHPKYNFFTYEFDLALVKLEQPLVFAPHISPICLPATDDLLIGENATVTGWGRLSEGGTLPSVLQEVSVPIVSNDRCKSMFLRAGRHEFIPDIFLCAGHETGGQDSCQGDSGGPLQVKGKDGHYFLAGIISWGIGCAEANLPGVCTRISKFVPWIMETVL